TGGAGAAGCCTGAGGTGAGGAAGGCAGGAGGCGTTTATTATACTCCATCATATATTGTAGATTATATCGTTAAAAACACCGTCGGCAAGCTCTTGGAGGGGAAGACCCCCAAGGAGGCCTCTGACCTTCGCATCCTCGATCCCGCCTGCGGTTCGGGGTCGTTTCTGATAGTGGCCTATCAGCACCTCTTGGATTGGCACCTCGACTGGTACAAGGCCCATCTCGTCCCTCTCTTGGATGCTGGAGAGAAGCCGACATCAAACGGGGTGCAAAATCTCCTCCCGTCTCCGATCGAGAGGCCAGGGAAGAACGCCAGGTCCCGATCGAAGAAGATCTGGGAGAGGGCTTCGGTGGCGACCCTCCCCATCGAGGAGAGGGCGGGAGAATGGCATCTGAAGACCGCCGAGAGGAAGAGGATCCTCCTCAACAACATCTATGGCGTGGATATAGACACTCAGGCCGTGGAGGTGACAAAGCTCTCCCTCCTCCTCAAGGTCTTGGAAGGAGAAAATAAGGCCACCATCACCGATCTCAACATGTATTCAGATGAGAGGGCTCTGCCAGATCTTGGAAATAATATAAAATGTGGCAATTCCCTAATCGGTTGGGATATCCTTGAAGATAAGCCCGATCTCTCCCAGGAAGAGCTGGAGAGGATCAATCCATTTATATGGGAGGATGAATTTAAAGAGGTCTTCGCCAAAGGCGGTTTTGATGCGGTAATTGGAAATCCGCCTTATATTAGAATTCAAATGATGAAGGAATGGGCTCCTGTAGAGGTGGAATTTTACAAAGAGCATTACACGGTCGCCAAGAAAGGGAACTATGACGTTTATGTCGTATTCGTCGAAAAGGGATTGGCCCTCCTGAACGAAAGCGGTCGTTTAGGTTTTATCCTACCAAATAAATTTTTTAATGCACAATATGGTTCACCGTTGCGTAGTTTATTATCAAATGGAAAAAATTTAGACGAAATTGTTAATTTTGGGCATGGACAAATATTCTGTGGCGTAACTACCTATACATGTCTGATCTTTCTGAATAAAATGCCAAAAGATTCATTCAAATATACATATGTCGAAGACTTGAATTCATGGAAAGAGGACGCATTATCAATAACGGGTGAAATTCAAGCTAAGAATGCAGCATGTGCTGAATGGAATTTTATTGTTGGAAAAGGTTCAGATCTTTTTGATCGTTTGAGTAAGATGCCTGTGAAGTTGGGAGATGTGGCTGAAAGGGTGTTTCAAGGGATCATTCCTGGAATGGATGCAGTTTATTCGATAAAATTGATCGGGGAAGATGATATTGTAATATGTTATTCGCGGGCTTTATCTAAAGATATTCAGATAGAAAGTAAAATTCTTCGTAAAATCGCCAGCGGTTCTCAGGTGAAGGCTTATACAATTGTAGATGATAAATCAAGAGTTATCTATCCTTATCACTTTGAGGGAGATAATTGTGTTTTAATTCTGCCAGATAAGATGAAACAGGATTTTCCTTTGGCTTATGATTATCTTCAAAAAACCAGAGATCTATTGGACAAAAGAGATCGTGGCTCGGCTAAAGGAGCCCAATGGTATCGTTATATTAGAACCCAAAATATTGGATTACAAGCATATCCTAAGTTGGCCATCCCTCGCCTCGTCCATCGCTTGTGTGCAGCCTATGACGCAAATGCAGATTTTTGTTTGGATAACGTGGATGTGGGTGGAGTGATTCTCTCTGAAAATAGCCCTGTTGGTTATATTTATATACTTGGCTTATTAAATAGCAAGCTACTCAACTATTATTTTAAAATTAATAGTGTTCATTTTCGAGGTGGTTTTTTCTCTGCTAATAGGCAATATATTGAACGTCTCCCCATTCGCACCATCGACTTCTCCGACCCCCAGGACGTCACCCGCCACGACAAGATGGTGAGCCTCGTGGAGACGATGCTCGACCTGCACAAACAACTCCAGGAAGTCGGCACGCCACATGAAAAAACGCGCATCCAAAATCAGATCGGTTATACGGACAAGCAGATAGATGCCTTGGTCTACGAACTGTACGACCTCACAGAGGAGGAGATCGCCATCGTGGAAGAGAGCACAAAATAGCGTTCCTGCACTCATTTTGAATTATAAGCTCCGGCGCCAGCCACACCGCAAGACCCTTATTTCACAGAACCCTCCCCACCACCGGAATCCGCCTCAGCACCAGCTCGCTCGCCACAAAGCACAGCGGCACCGCCACCGCCGCCGCCACGGCGAACTTGGCGAGGGGGTGCCACGCGAATCCCCGCAGCGCGGCGGTGACGAGGATCAGGATCACCGGGTGGAAGAAGTAGACGGCGAAGCTGTTGTCCGCCATGAACCGGGCAAGCCTCCCGCCGGAGTTGAACCGCTCCCGGAATATGACGACGATGCCGAGGCAGGCCCCCACGCAGAAGAAGGCCTCCCAGAGGGCGTAGGCCGCGCTCTGCCAGCGCAGGCCGCCATTGATCATCGATATCTCGCCCTCCGGCCCGATCCCGACGAGGAAGAGGGCGAGCCAGAAGGCGGTCCCGCCGACGAGGGCGGCCTTCAGCCAGACGATCCCGAAGGGATAGGGGATCCTCGCGAGCCAGCGCCGCCGGCGGGCGGCGACCCCCACGACGAAGAGGGCGACGTAGGAGGCGAAGAAGGAGAGCTGCATGTTCAGGACGGCGGTCCCGATCGGCTGGACGAGGCGGATGGCGAAGGCGGCGGCCGCAATGACGAGGATGAGGGCGATGACCTCCCGGTGGCGGGGGAGCGTCGCCTCCTCTCCCGCCCCTTCTGCCCCACCCGCTCCTTCCACCCCTTCCGCTCCTTCCGCCTTCTCCTCGTCCCTCTTCTCCGGATCTCCCCGAAGGAGCCTCGCCGCGGCGTAGGCGGCGGAGAAGATGAGGAGGGCGATGGCAAACCACATCGGCCCCGACCCGCCGAGGAATTGGAGGCCGAGGAGGTATCCGAGGTAAAACCCCCCCGGAGCCGGCAGGGGTGCCACCGCCGAGAGGCTCATCACGTAGTATAGAATCGCCGGGTTGATTATGAGCATGTAGATCAGGGCCGGTACCCCGAGGCGGACCGCCCGGTCCCGCAGGAACCTGCCCGCGCCCTTCCGGCGGAAGGAGGCGGGGACGAAGTAGCCGGCGACGAGGAAGAGGAGGCCCAGGGAGTAGGCCTGGATGAAGGATTGGATGATCCCGAAGGAGAGGGTGGTGAGGGGTTCAAGGGCCGCAGCCTCTCGGTAGTACCACATCCCCAGGCCCGAGTAGGTGACGGCGGCGTGGAGGATGACGACCTGGACTATGACGAAGGAGCGGATGTTGTCGATGAAGTAGAGGCGGCCTTTCTCAGCCGCACCTTCCGGCATGATCATCCTTAAGCTCAACCCATCCTCACGCTCCGGAATCTTCTATTATTTTTCAAATTTCAGCTAAAATGCGTCCACATATTTAACTTAAGCCGCCTCCACCGAAGCCCTCGGCCCAACCCCACCCCACCCCACCCCTCAAAGCTTCCGGCCGGCCATCCCGAAATCGCCAGGGATCATCCGGCAGAGAGATGATAGAGCTTGAGCGCGGCCACCAAAAGATGCCTCATCGGACCCGGCCGCCCTTCTCCTCGACGGCGAACTCCTTTATGTCGAGGAACCGGAGCATCCCTCGAGAGACCGCCTCCGCCTCCTCGATTCTGAGACTATTTTCGAAGATGGGGCCGTCGAGGACTAGGGTGTGAAACTCGCCATTCTCGCCGCAGGGGTCGATGGAGGGGTCGAGGGCTTTCAGCTCCGAGACGAAGCTTCCATCGATCCGGCGGCCGAGCCACTCGTCGCCGAGGAGGTCGGACCGGACCGCGACGATCGCCGCCTCAAAGCCGGAGGCGAGAAGCTCCCCGATGACCTCTTCAGAGTCCATCATCCAGATCGGCATCATCGGCTCTATGCCGAGGTCGGCAGAGATCCGGAGGACGAGGGCGTCGTGGGTCTTTATGTGGCCGAAGATGGCGGTCCCGATCCTCCTTCCCCGGCCCCTCTCGGCCTCGTCGAGCTGGCGAACGATCCGCTTGAACTCCTCCTCGTACGAGAAGAAGCCGGTCCGGATCAGGGGCAGCCCCATCGATTCCGCCTGGGCGGCGAGGAGGGCGGCCTTCACCTCGTGGGCCCCCTCCCGGCCTCTATTCCAGAAGGAGAGGAGGTAACCCACCTTCACCCCCGCCTCCATCGCCCTGTAGGCGGCAAGGCACCCGTCCTTCCCCCCGGTCCAGGAGGCGACGGCGATGGCCTCTCCCGCCAGGTCGGCCTCCTTCCCCGGATCCCTCCTCATCTTCACCCTCCTCCCTCCAGGGTGGAGACTATCCTTCGGTCGAGGGCCCCGGCCGCCTCTCGGACCTCCTCCCCCTCGGCGGCCAAAAGCTTCGCCAGATCCCGCCGGAGGGGCCCGATCCGGAGCGCCTCCTCCTCCGCCGGCAGCCCCCGGGCCGCCGAGACCGCCTCCTCCATCCGGGCGAGCCTCCTCCTTTGGGGGTCGTCCTGGAGGGCGTCGATGAGCCCCGACAACGCCGCCGCCGCCCTATCCCCCCGGGGCGTCAGGGCGAGCCTCCGGATCCTCCCCTCCGGCTCCGAGGTGACGAGGCCCATCCCCTCCATGGCCGCCAGGACCTTCAGGGTGTGGGGGACGGTCGAGTCGATCGCCTTCGCGACGGCGGAGACGTAGGCGGGGTCCAGCTCCCGGATGGCGAGGAGGGCCATCGCCGGCTTATCCCTCAAGAAGAAGAGCTCAGGCCCCCCCTTCATCAATCCCACCTCGGCCGCCGTATCCGGGGGATTCCTCAGGGCTCAGGGAAGCCCTCTCCCTCCGGAAGGTCGGGGGGGAGGACGGGGGCGGACCTCGCCTCCTCCGGGAGGAGGACCACCACCGGCTCGCCGTAGCCCCCAAACCGCCTCACCTCCAGGGTTTCGATCACGATCTCCATACCGCCGGCCGCCTCCGGGGGCATCCTCAGGATCCCCGGCCCGGCGGAATAGACGGCAGAGATCCGGCTCTCCACCGGGAGCCCCGTCTCCTCCGAGACGAGGACGGTCCATTCCAGCTCCGATCCCCTCTCAAAGAGGCGGTCCATCTCGATCAAGAGGGGGATTCTGGGGTCGATGGAGCTGATCTGCCCCAGCATGATCCCGAAGGCGGTGTCCTCGTCGGGGGCGACCTTGAGGCTCCAAACCCTCTCGCCGTCGACCCGGTCCGTCCCCTCAACGGCCACCTCGCCCCGATCGATCATCTCCATCATATGGGCGAGCTGATCGGTCTTCTCCATCCTGAAGGCCGGGTCCGGCTCCAGGAGGCCGATCCACTCCCCTCCCATCCTCTGGTACCGGGTGTTCTTCAGGAAGTAGACCTCGACGGCATCGTCGGCGGTCCGGTCCCCGGCGAGGGTCGTCCTCCTCGACTCGATCTTCTCCATCGAGCTGAAGCCGGTGAGGTTGATCTCCCCCCTCCACCGGAGGGAGATCCTCTCCCCCTCCAGGGACCCCTCTCCGCTGAAGTTCCGGTACTCGACGGTCTGGTCCATCTCGATCTCGAACCGATAGGATTCGAGATCTTCGACCGCCTCCGCCATCATCCCCCTCACCTCCTCCTCCGTCGGCGCCGGCTCCCTCTCGAGGCATCCGGCGAAGGCCACCGCTGCCAGGGCCACCAAGAGCAAGATCCTCTTCACCAAAATCCCCCTCTTCCCTCCCATCGGCCCCCCCGCCCCTCGGCCCTCCGGGCCGAAGGAGGGCGACCTCCCCGGTCTGGGGCAAAGCCTCACGAGCGGCCCTTCCTCATCCGGAGCTCTCGAACTTCTCCCCGGTGATCATCTCGAAGAGCCTGATGTATATCTCGCTCGTGGTGGCGACGACCTCCTCGGGGAGGGGCGGTATATCGGGCTCCGCTTCTCCCTTATCCCGGGCCCCGTAGAGCCGGTCCTTGTACCCGGTCCTCCGGTAGTGCTGGCGGACGTGCTCCTTGGAGAGGTCGACGAACTCCCCCTCCTGATACTTCGCCCTGTCCCAGAACCGGTCCTCGTCGGCGGTCCCGAAGACGTCGATCACCATCAGCTCCCTATCACCATCGAAGGCGAACTCCTTCTTCCCATCGACGTGGATGAGCCCCCGGGGCTCCACCTCTCTTCTTATATCCTCGTCGATCCTGAGGACCGTCTCGCAGATGGCCTCGTACTCCTGGGGGGTGATGCCGGCGAGCTTCAGCGCCTCGCCCCGGTCGAGGAGCCTGTCCACCCTCTCCAGCTTCGTCGATACCTCGATGAACGGATCGGGGAGGGGCTCGCCGTACTCGACCTTATGCCCCCCGGGGAAGCCCAGCTCCTCGGGGCCGACCTTCCCGGTGACGAGCCTGTCGAAGATCGATCCCGCCGCGTACCACCGGCAGATCACCTCCAGGGGGATCAGGTAGTTCCTGGATCCAGGCCCGATGTCCTCAGGCTGGATCACGTCGACCTTCTTGACCAGCATCCCGTTGGGGGGGAGGAACTCCTCGAAGTGGGTCTTTATCCCCATCCTCTTCGCCCGGTTGAACCAGTGGACCCCCTCCCGGCAGAGGGTCTCCCCCTTGTGGGGGATGAGGGTCGGGATCACCTTATCGAAGACGGATATCCTGTCCGTGAACCTGAACTCCAGCTCCCGGCCGAGGTCGTAGACCTCCTTGACCGAGCCCTTCCTCAGAGGCTTCCTTTCCATCGTCCCCCCATCTCCTGGCAGATGGATAACTCTTTTGCTGAACGGAGGTCCGGCGGAGATCTTCGCAAGGTGAAGACCTTCAGATAGGGATGGCTAAGACCACGCCCCCACCCCGGAGGCCGGGCCCCGGGATGATGGGGGCGGCAGGACCCCTCCGGGGTGGAGGGGGGAGGACGCCCCGCCGGGGGGTCCGGCCCAGGAGCCCCGGGCTTCGCCGGTTCCAAGAAGCGCCCCCGGCGCATAGATGGCGTACCTCCCCCCAGCCGGGCTCGTCGAGAGGCCGATCCAGAGCCTGACGAGGACCGGCTCTCCCAGGACTACGCACCGGAGGTCCAGCTGGTTATAGGTCACCTCCCCGGCGGCGGCGACCTGCTGGAGGCGTACGCCCGTGGTCATCGTCCCCTCGCCGAAGATCTGGCCTTCGGCCTGGTAGAGGGTGAGGTCCAGCCTCCGGGGCGCCTCCCCCTCCAGGGTGATCGTCCAGACCCCCGCGGCTTCGGAGGCCCTCGGCCCGGGCGCCGGCCAGGGGGGGACCCTGTCAGCAGATAGGTTCATGATCCCGAGGAGGTAGCCCTCGGTATGGTGGACGTCGGCGATCCTCAGGCCTTCGATCCCGAGCCACTCGTTCCCGTAGTATCCGTAAGCCGACGCCGGAAGGGAGGCGGCGAAGATCGCAGCCGTCAAAGCCAGAAGAATTTTCATATCACAAAACCCTCCTAAAAGTCCGGGGGAAAAAAGATGATATTGGCCTCCGGTCAGGCCATGGCGCTTCCGCCCGATACCCCCATCCCTACTCTGACCGTACCGGAGGAGTCCCCCGGGGCGGTCAGGGCGGTGGGGTAGAAGCGGCTCCCATTGCAGTTTCCGGCCCAGGTGACGCCGTAGGATGAGTAGGCGGTGTAGGTGCCGAAGATGCTGTTTCCGCTCACCATCGTCCGGAGCCTGTACATGTTGTCTCCGCCGACGGTGACGAGGCGGAGGGATAGGGAGGACCCTTCCACCGACCCCGCCGCCGTCACATCCTGGAAGCTGACCCCCGTGGTCAGGACCCCCCTGCCGAAGACCTCGTTTCCGATCTGGTAGAGGGTGAGGTCTGAGCTCCTCGATTCGGTGTCGACGAGGTTGAGGGTCCACCTTCCGGCGACCGCAGCCCAGGGCGACCCCGGGGTCGTCGTCGGCGGGGTGTATACGTTGCCTCCGCCGGCGGCACCGGGGCTCATCCCGGTGACGGGATCGATGTAAAAGAGGGACTCGTTCCTGAAGGAATCCCTGATATCCGCCCGGAGCTGGCTTCCGGTCAGGTCGTCCAGATTCGGGCCGTCGGCCGCCCCTGGATGGGCGAGGGCTGCCAGGGCGATCACGGTCAAAGCTATTTGAAGTCTCATTTCGCGTAAACCTCCTTTATCGTAATGGTGATGGATGGGGCCGGGCCCCGGACCCGGCCTCAGGTTGGCTCAAGCCCTTCGAGAGCCGGAGACCGTCCCCGACCAGTTGGACCCGTCGGTCCCGTAGGCGGAGTAGCTCCCGGAGACGAGGTTTCCAGTGAGGGTGAGGTCGAAGCGGTATAGAGAGACCGAATCGAGGGAGACGAGGTCTAGGACGAGCCCATCTCCGACGACGGTTCCGCTGGCCGCCGCCTGGCTCGCGGATGAGAGCCCCGAGGGGGGCTGGTTCAGCCAGTCGATCATCGACTCGATCCCCCGGTCCCCCGTGGAGGAGCCGACGGCCTCCGATCCGCTCGCAGGTCCTAAGACCCCCTTACCGAAGACGAGGTCTCCCGTCTGGTGGAGGGCGAGGTCGAGGGTCCTGGTGGTGCTCTCCGTCACCGCCAGGGACCATCTCCCCGAGAAGTTGGAGGGCTCCTCCGCCTCCACCTCCGCCGGCGCCGTCGTCCCGGTGGAGGTGCCGATGGCGTACACCTCCCTTCTGGCCCCCGGGGTCGGCAGGGTGGCTATCCCTCCGTCGGTGGGCCTCAGGGTCGTATTATTCGCCGGGCTGCTCCCGGCCTTCTCTAGGTACTCCGCGGTGTTGTTCACGTCGGCTATGCTCATGCTCCACCCTCCGAGCCAGTCCTGGAGGGCCTGGCCGGCGGAGAGGATCGATATGAAGATGACGAGAGATAGCAGAGCTCTCTTGCCGTTTATAGTCAAATCTTAACCCCCGTTCCCTTTAGGTGAACTTCAGGGTATAAAATCATTTGGTCATCAAAAACCGCTTTCGGTGAGGGTCATCTCTCCGGATCGAAGATCTCAGGATGGGCCCGCCTGAACTCCTCATCCTTCATCATGCACCCCTTTGGCCTTCTCCGGAGCCAGCGGTCCCGGCCCATATCCCTCCAGATATCCCGGAGGCTTCTATCCCGGACGTTCCCGAAGGGGGTGGGCATGTAGGCGCAGGGGAGGACGTCCCCGGAGGCGTCGACGTGGAGCCACCTCCTCCCCGCAAAGCAGCCGAACATCTCGGGGCCGAGGAGGTAGGGGAAGGCCGAGACCCGGGGCCCATCGGGCAGGCGGTTCTTATCGAGGTGGAACCGGCCGAGCCGCTCGACATCCGCCGCCGTCAGGACCTCGTCGGCGTGGGAGGACCACCTCCCCACCGCCACGATCTCGTAGAGGGAGAGTTCCTGGACCGAGAGCTCCGCCGCCAGGGAGTAGGCCTCCTCCAGTTGGTCGATGTTCATGGGAGAGGCGACCATGAAGAGGTCGACCATCAGCCCCGCATTCAGGGCGTTTCTTATCCCGGCGAGGGCGTCGGAGAAGGCCCCCTCCCGGCCGCGGAACCGGTCGTGGTCCTCGGGGCGGGGGCTGTCGATGGAGATCCTGACGGCGTAGAGCCCCGCCCCCTTCAGGGCCCTCGCCCGCTCCTCGGTGAGGCCGAAGCCGCTGGAGAAGGTGGTGGTGATCGCCCTCTCGTCGACTCCGGCCACCAGCTCCGGGAGGTCCCGCCTCAGCATCGGCTCGCCGCCGTCGAAGGTGATCAGGTAGGAGCCGAGCTCCAGGGCCTCGCCGATCGCCCTCGATATATCTCCGGAGGCGAGGACCTCCCCCCCCCGGGAGGGGGCGCTGCAGTGGAGGCAGTCGTTGGGGCAGGCGC
The sequence above is drawn from the Methanothrix harundinacea 6Ac genome and encodes:
- a CDS encoding winged helix DNA-binding protein; translated protein: MKGGPELFFLRDKPAMALLAIRELDPAYVSAVAKAIDSTVPHTLKVLAAMEGMGLVTSEPEGRIRRLALTPRGDRAAAALSGLIDALQDDPQRRRLARMEEAVSAARGLPAEEEALRIGPLRRDLAKLLAAEGEEVREAAGALDRRIVSTLEGGG
- a CDS encoding Eco57I restriction-modification methylase domain-containing protein, with protein sequence MAVPEKILELVEKFELVIDKYKSSYKEEEIKIEFINPFFEALGWDVRNKSNNPPDQREVRFEDTLRSEGETQRPDYSFWLDRERKFFLDAKKPSVNIEGGIIPAFQIKRYAYSSTLPLAIVTDFEEFAVYDCRIKPFKFDKPQKSRLLLIKYYEYEKRWDEIASLFSKEAVQRGSLGSIPPPKGKKVDDALLEDISDWRNALAASITKMNPEISQKSLNYAVQMTIDRILFLRICEDRSIEDSERLKGLLDGDDVYKRLFELFEEADKRYNSGLFHFHPEEERNNFDAITPSIKIEDNVLKNIIQSLYYPDSPYVFSEIPADILGHVYEQFLGKVIQLDESHKVSVVEKPEVRKAGGVYYTPSYIVDYIVKNTVGKLLEGKTPKEASDLRILDPACGSGSFLIVAYQHLLDWHLDWYKAHLVPLLDAGEKPTSNGVQNLLPSPIERPGKNARSRSKKIWERASVATLPIEERAGEWHLKTAERKRILLNNIYGVDIDTQAVEVTKLSLLLKVLEGENKATITDLNMYSDERALPDLGNNIKCGNSLIGWDILEDKPDLSQEELERINPFIWEDEFKEVFAKGGFDAVIGNPPYIRIQMMKEWAPVEVEFYKEHYTVAKKGNYDVYVVFVEKGLALLNESGRLGFILPNKFFNAQYGSPLRSLLSNGKNLDEIVNFGHGQIFCGVTTYTCLIFLNKMPKDSFKYTYVEDLNSWKEDALSITGEIQAKNAACAEWNFIVGKGSDLFDRLSKMPVKLGDVAERVFQGIIPGMDAVYSIKLIGEDDIVICYSRALSKDIQIESKILRKIASGSQVKAYTIVDDKSRVIYPYHFEGDNCVLILPDKMKQDFPLAYDYLQKTRDLLDKRDRGSAKGAQWYRYIRTQNIGLQAYPKLAIPRLVHRLCAAYDANADFCLDNVDVGGVILSENSPVGYIYILGLLNSKLLNYYFKINSVHFRGGFFSANRQYIERLPIRTIDFSDPQDVTRHDKMVSLVETMLDLHKQLQEVGTPHEKTRIQNQIGYTDKQIDALVYELYDLTEEEIAIVEESTK
- a CDS encoding phosphoribosylaminoimidazolesuccinocarboxamide synthase; the protein is MERKPLRKGSVKEVYDLGRELEFRFTDRISVFDKVIPTLIPHKGETLCREGVHWFNRAKRMGIKTHFEEFLPPNGMLVKKVDVIQPEDIGPGSRNYLIPLEVICRWYAAGSIFDRLVTGKVGPEELGFPGGHKVEYGEPLPDPFIEVSTKLERVDRLLDRGEALKLAGITPQEYEAICETVLRIDEDIRREVEPRGLIHVDGKKEFAFDGDRELMVIDVFGTADEDRFWDRAKYQEGEFVDLSKEHVRQHYRRTGYKDRLYGARDKGEAEPDIPPLPEEVVATTSEIYIRLFEMITGEKFESSG
- a CDS encoding radical SAM protein; protein product: MQVAKRPLLKIEAETEGEKIAFRATGPLSRVAAPVMRKINETFAGEKPISSGPEGIVFSTWIPPAPSLAFDRMISSQVAALTRRKVPDQFSIGIIRACPNDCLHCSAPSRGGEVLASGDISRAIGEALELGSYLITFDGGEPMLRRDLPELVAGVDERAITTTFSSGFGLTEERARALKGAGLYAVRISIDSPRPEDHDRFRGREGAFSDALAGIRNALNAGLMVDLFMVASPMNIDQLEEAYSLAAELSVQELSLYEIVAVGRWSSHADEVLTAADVERLGRFHLDKNRLPDGPRVSAFPYLLGPEMFGCFAGRRWLHVDASGDVLPCAYMPTPFGNVRDRSLRDIWRDMGRDRWLRRRPKGCMMKDEEFRRAHPEIFDPER
- a CDS encoding acyltransferase family protein, which translates into the protein MSLRMIMPEGAAEKGRLYFIDNIRSFVIVQVVILHAAVTYSGLGMWYYREAAALEPLTTLSFGIIQSFIQAYSLGLLFLVAGYFVPASFRRKGAGRFLRDRAVRLGVPALIYMLIINPAILYYVMSLSAVAPLPAPGGFYLGYLLGLQFLGGSGPMWFAIALLIFSAAYAAARLLRGDPEKRDEEKAEGAEGVEGAGGAEGAGEEATLPRHREVIALILVIAAAAFAIRLVQPIGTAVLNMQLSFFASYVALFVVGVAARRRRWLARIPYPFGIVWLKAALVGGTAFWLALFLVGIGPEGEISMINGGLRWQSAAYALWEAFFCVGACLGIVVIFRERFNSGGRLARFMADNSFAVYFFHPVILILVTAALRGFAWHPLAKFAVAAAVAVPLCFVASELVLRRIPVVGRVL
- a CDS encoding Dph6-related ATP pyrophosphatase, with the translated sequence MRRDPGKEADLAGEAIAVASWTGGKDGCLAAYRAMEAGVKVGYLLSFWNRGREGAHEVKAALLAAQAESMGLPLIRTGFFSYEEEFKRIVRQLDEAERGRGRRIGTAIFGHIKTHDALVLRISADLGIEPMMPIWMMDSEEVIGELLASGFEAAIVAVRSDLLGDEWLGRRIDGSFVSELKALDPSIDPCGENGEFHTLVLDGPIFENSLRIEEAEAVSRGMLRFLDIKEFAVEEKGGRVR